A single Macaca mulatta isolate MMU2019108-1 chromosome 15, T2T-MMU8v2.0, whole genome shotgun sequence DNA region contains:
- the SSNA1 gene encoding microtubule nucleation factor SSNA1, whose amino-acid sequence MTQQGAALQNYNNELVKCIEELCQKREELCRQIQEEEDEKQRLQNEVRQLTEKLARVNENLARKIASRNEFDRTIAETEAAYLKILESSQTLLSVLKREAGNLTKATASDQKSSGGRDS is encoded by the exons ATGACCCAGCAGGGCGCGGCGCTGCAGAACTACAACAACGAGCTGGTCAAGT GCATAGAGGAGCTGTGCCAGAAGCGGGAAGAGCTGTGCCGGCagatccaggaggaggaggacgagaaGCAGCGGCTGCAGAATGAGGTGAGGCAGCTGACGGAGAAGCTGGCCCGCGTCAACGAGAACCTGGCACGCAAGATTGCCTCTCGCAACGAGTTCGACCGGACCATCGCGGAGACGGAGGCCGCCTACCTCAAG ATTCTGGAGAGCTCCCAGACTTTGCTCAGCGTCCTCAAGAGGGAAGCTGGGAACCTGACCAAGGCTACAGCCTCAGACCAGAAAAGTAGCGGTGGCAGGGACAGCTGA